The following nucleotide sequence is from Anguilla rostrata isolate EN2019 chromosome 3, ASM1855537v3, whole genome shotgun sequence.
AGGGTGGGCGGCAGGTTTCTCTGTACAGACAGTCAGTAGTTTTCGTTCATCCTTGCTGAAGGGGCTAAGAGCtacgtggggagggggggcaggggggtgctgCACAGTCATCTGCTTTCGTCCAATCACAATGCAACTTAGGTTTTTCGGTTACAAAGTTAAACAgctaaaaagtgaaaaagaaggCAATGCTTGTGGAATGTACAGTGCATGGTGGAGCTTCCGTGTTCACGACTCAGCCTTCTTCTCCTGTTCAATGGCTGCAAAAGGGGAAGAACAGCTAATTTTctccacaaaaaaatgaaaatgtgattctGTTTATGATGTTTACTCAGTTAAATTAATCAGTGCGATAGATTTTTAAACACATACACGGTAAAGAATGTACCTTATGCATACCCTGGCTCTGTACCAAAACTCACATTTCCCAATAATAAATAAGCATAAATCTGATTTTATCATTATATAATCTTACTTTCTTGTGATGGCAGGGGATTTTTCTCTTGAGTCTCAGTCTTCTTCAGCTTGGTCTTGTCAAAGCTGGTTACCTCCTCCAGGTTTGGTTTGTCGGCCATGTTTGCAGAGTATCTGGTcagattaatataaaaaaaagcacTTAACTTAAAATGCCTCGACAGACAGCTTGGGTGTGCAACCTGCTGCCCTGCAACAGGGCATGAAATGCTGCCATTGATAATAAACGTGTGCGTctgtatataggctatatagATATAGACTGTCCCATCCTCTGCTGTAGAATTTTCATGTTAACGACTTATTAATTTACAGCACACGTCGGTGGATATAAAACCTTGGCCGTAACCAGATGGTTTACTTATACAGCGGTAATGTCAATTTACATAACAATTCAAGTTCACGTGCTGTAGTAGCGAAAAACGTCGACTAGTTGCAAAAAATACACGAAAAGATACCTTGATGTAAAGCCTTTGGTCATATAATTAATCCACATGCGCGTTatctttttacatttgaaaattattatttacgCAATCCAGCTTTGTTCTCTTCATATacgctcaaaaaaaaaaaaaaaaaaaagaactccagACTCCAGTCTGAGGAACCACCGCCCTGCTTGGCATCATCTCAGCAGACCGTTCCTCTAACGGTAAAGCTATTGTACTCCAAGTCTCATCCAAAATCCACATCACGGGTATAGCTTGTACATTTAGATTTCATCAAATGGACAGTATCTTCAAAAGGACCACATCATCGCTGCCTTTTAATGTTTGTTCGTGTATAAAGAGCGCGTAacttaaaaaatacaagtacaaCACTAGCTAAACAAAGAAAACTAGCAAGAGCATCACATCTCTTCCATGTTTCCGTGTAATTCTGTTCTCATGTATGGATACACGCGTCTTTGGTTTGCATTCTACATTTTTATCGGTCGTCGCACCTTTTGTCCGTTTGGTTCCACTGGACATGTCGACAGTTACGCTTTATTGGGGAAATATTCTGGTTTATATTGTGTACTCCGTTAAATCAAACGTCTTACACAGTAAGTATCCGTATATAAGGCTAAATATGTTTGGATTTCGTTCAGAAACAGATTGGATGCTGAAGGCAAAAGTCTTTTAACACTCACCAGAGTCTGACTGACTTGCGATGAATATACCGTCTTGGTGCAGTGGTGGACTGAAGCAGAAGCGCACACGCAAAGGATATATACtctgaaatatgcaaatataaaagtaTGACGTCACACCACATTCTCATTGAAAAGGGTGCATTGAAAAACAGTAAGGACATTCATATAAATTCTTTCACAAATAATGATACttcatatatttcagttttctccaataattcGTGAAAGTAAGTTATTTACGCAAAAGCCTTCTAACCGAGTTTCCGCATCAGTTTCGCGATCTACTCAAAGGTGACACCTCGTGGCTActcatattaaataatttaacctgCAATAATGCAATTcgaaaacactttcatttttactgaGTTTGTAAATGTCGCATCGAAGGCATTTGAATgatgaaatatacatttaaacaaaaaaacaatgcaacgAGATAGTGTTTCTCTTGTACTATACGTTCCAGATGGGAATTTAAATTTTACCTCTCATTTTAATGCCAACATGGTACACCAAATGTTCCCTCCAACTTCCAACACTAGCCACCTTCTGTTCGTTTTCAGAGCAGAGTATTTGCTACCATTGTGAAACTGCAAAGGTCTGCGAATATGTAGTATTGCCAAAGAAACAATCCCTTTCGACAAACACATAGTAGTCCTTATTAGTCTTCAACCTTGCTGTTAAATGATTTCTTGtttgccaaaacaaaaatgaatgtgatgtcGGAATGCTTGGGTTTGTTCACTGCATAGTCATGGCAGAGCAACACAAAGAGTCTGGCATTTATCTCAGTCCACATGACTCCTTTGTCTCCTCAGGAAGTTATGAAATTGCTGATACTATCCTAGTTGTTTTAGCCCAGTGGCTGCCATCTTGGCCCAGCAGGAAATATCAAGGCCGGATTGCTGTTGGCTGGTTAGGGTGGCACTGTATTGGCATCCATGTCCACATTCGACTCAGTTTTCATGACAGAGACATGATGTCCTTCAATGTCAGGATGGGAGTTGGTCAGGGCTTCCAGTATGAAGTCCCATAGGATTGCAGTCCAGCTGGACAGAGCTGTTTGTATTCTGGCTACTTCTTGTCCATTTCAGGAATGTTAGTCAGTCTGGCAATTTACTCATTTTATAATCCCACTTAAAACATGAGAACGAAAAAAGGTAACCAATGCTATTTCAAGTCATATGTGAATTCtgattcacattttaaaaggttaGTAACATGTGAAATGGTGAAGATTCTCAGTgtgacatattttcatttcacatgtggaaatttaattttttaaatgtatgtatgtaatgcaATTTTCTCAGATATAATGTTACCAGAGAGTAAAATACATATCTTTCAAAGGCCTTGATAGCTGCAACAGTTTGTGCAAATGACAATTCCTCATGGTTACTGTTTGGAATCTAATGACTGTCACTCTTCTTCATTGGAGCAAACCGATTCTTGGGGAACAGTGACAACATGTGTAGCTCTTGTATTTTCATTGTGCTCATTTCTCCATTTTGAATCACAGACCACAATCATTTATGAAGCGTGTACAGATCAGTaactcatatactgtataaaattTTCTATAAGACTAAGAAACATTCTGACATACATGCAATGTATGTTACTGATTGCACAAACTGACTTAcggcatttatttattacccATGATATGATATGCATGATTGTTACcaacataattttgtttgttagtttgttaatgcaaatcatttttaattctttctCCATTAGTGGTGtttcaatttaaaacaaattattccAAATTTACTATGTTGCATATGCCATTACCAGTCAAACAAACCTGTATTTTAGGATTTGAGGTGGTTATACTGTTGAGAAAAATTAGCCTATTGAGTTATTAAAGCAGTAGGCTACTCATAATGCAATGTGTATATTGCACTTGAGTCATATAATTTTGGCCTATTGTTCACTTGCTAGTGGACTGTCATTATTATGACTTCAATGGAAGATCATTTATAATCTCTAATTCAATATTTTACTGACACCTTGTGGACATGAGTGTAAAAGTACCACTATTATGTTGACatatttcaaatttcacatttaaaacacttACCATTATGTGCTTGCTATTCTATATTCAAagaaaatccttttaaaaaaggaacataTAATCTGATTAGTTGATATGGTTTGAATCACACATTCTCTTGTAAAGTATATAAAGTATATAGGcacaatgcagatttttttgtttttaaattatgcctTTATAGTACTAATAAACTCATTTCTTTGTCCACTGGGACACCAAACATGTCATGCAAGGAGCCATTGGAAGATCTCATTGTGCACCTGCAATCCCTTCTGGTCAGTTGGCTGGCCACAGTCTGCCTGAATATATTACCTGAGAAGTGTCATTCTCCAAATGAATGTGATGGTAATCGTAAGTGGTGACtattgtgcattttcattacCACAATGCGTATATGGTGGAATACCAAGGGTTCTTAACATTGTATTAGCTTTTCCCAATGATGATGCAGTCAGCGTTCCTCCTTGTTTACCAGCTATGATTTGTGAGCAATATGTCTCTCTTCCAAGAAGTAGTAGCTCTCCTGTTGTAGTGTGTCGATTGTAggatgtaaaatagtcactggctctccagTAATACTGTGTGGTATTGTAGGGTGCAAAATAGTCATTGTTTCTCAAGTAGCGCTGTGTGGCCTCTCGGGTGTAAAATAATGGCCAGCTCTCTCATAAtattgtgtggcctgtagggtgtaaacgAGTCACCATTACTCTTGTAGTTCTGTGTGGATGTAAAATTCAGTGGCTTTCTCCTATATTACTGTCTGTGTAGCCAATGTGGTGTAAAATAACCACTGGATCGCCTCTAATACCGTGTGGTCTCTATGATGTAAAATGGCCACTGGCTCTCATTTAGTACTGTGGGCCTGTGCTCTGTTAAATAGCCACAGACTGATGTGTAGGAGCACTGGATACACTTCAGTTGCGGTGCTCCTCATGTAGGTGAGAATTACAGGCTTGTGTGACGCAACTGACTGATCAAAATTATGGAGAACGTCCACTGTGACAGCAAACACATCATGCTTGCGGCCAATGGGACACCCATGTCTCACTGGGCAATAGCAACCGCTTCTGGTTGTCAGTTGGGGTGTCCATAGCCTGCCTAAATGTAGTGCCTGGGCAGTGTCCTCCTCCAAATGAATGTGAGTGTAATCGTTACTGGTGGGTATCCCAAAACAGAAGAAGAATATGTTCTATTTGCACTAATTTCGGTCTCTTTTCTGTGATCACTTCTTACACCAACTCGTCCTTTATTGCATTCAGCCCACAGTAAGCCTCCTCCCACTCCATGTTTTCTCTGCAGATAAGATGGAAAATTTCAACAAGCTCTCCAAAGACGTATCTTTGGAACCATAATAAGATATTTTGGGATCAGTCTCAGACATTCTTGTTTGTGCCTATTTTTATCTTTGACTTGTGTCAGATTCATTTTCCCACAATAAGCAAGACCAGTACAGGCTTTTAGATtagaatattttataaatatttaacttgACTCTTGACTCTGCTGTGTTAAATACAGGTTATATCTTAAACTTTGTTTCAACTGTTCACAATATTTGAGACAGTATCTTTTTGAGAATGAGGAATTATGGAGAAAGTTTTGTTGAACACCTCCCTGAGTTGATATCCACAGTTACACTGGAAATAAACAGCTTATAGTAATAAGGCAGAACATTGtctaaaaaaaagattattttaagatattttttaaatatagcttAACAGTTATGGTTACATAACTTACTGACTGTAAAGGGTGACATTACCTTCATCCCTTCTGTTGAAACAAGTGCTTTCAGTCAATCTGCTGTCTTGTCTTGCTCCTGCAGCTTGTAAATCATTTAGTATGCTCTGATCgaaactgaataaatgattCAAAATTATGGTTTGGTACTCAAAGTAATTGAGTGCTGCTGACCTTTTGTAACACTTCAAGCATATTGTCTACATTTGGAAAGACGTAAATTTTCCTTGTGTTGTTATTTCTAGAATATTCCTTTTGTCTCACTGTTTCTGGGTCTgggtaaaaatgagaaatagatTATTAGAAAATTAGCCTGCTAATTTCTTTGCTTACATAGGTCATTTATACAAAAAACCAGGCACGGGTCCCAAAACAAATCCTTGAGGGACTCCACTTCCTGTGAAGCATCAGCAACATTCTCAAGAAAATAGGAGTAAAGTGTGCCAACTCACTTCAGAAAGTCCCAGTCCCAAAATAATTTATCACTGATGAGGCCTTAGGTCTCAAATGCACaacatttccaaatgaaaacattaagagaaaaaaagagaaaccacTTGTTTATAGAAATGTAGGGCTTTATGTCCTACCTCATGTTGAGTGGGACAACTGCAATGAATAAAGacatgcattttaacatttgtttttaggAGTAGTGCCTTACTCCTTGGGAGAGAATATAAGAGTGTACAGACTGTTGGGAAAACTGCTCTCTACCCAGAAGCACTgttgtcatttttgaaaatgtataaatgctaTACTAGCTGGAACATTGTGGGTTTTGTTATTCTTTTACGTGGATGTTGTCCTCTGGTTGGAGTGTGTTCCTTCATCATCCCTCAGGGTGGTTGACCAGGCTACAGCGCATAACTCTGTCATTATAGATTTGTCATGTGAATCGGAATTGAAAGGGGGTTTTGCAACTCGAGGCCTGGAACTGAGCGATTGAGGACTCACTATTCCTTTTTCAGTTTGCTCAGTTCTTTTTTTGATGCAAACAATGCATACCGCAAGTCTGTAGTAGGATGGTAGGGCACAGAGCAGATGTGCTTCACTCCTGTAGACCTCAGGAATGTGGAAAACTCTACTGAGAAAAATTGAAGGTTGATGCCACTTATGAGGATGTGTGTAATTATGTTGCACCAGAACATGCCTTTCCACACCTATTTCATTTCAGCAGTGGTTGTACTGCAAATGAGGTGAACATCTGGTCTCTTGGAGTGAGGATCCACTGTTACCATGTACATTAGACTTCCAAACAAACCCTACAAGTCAATGTGAATCCTCTCCCAAGAACTCCCTGACCATATCTAGGTGTGGAGAGAAGCTCTGTGTTCACTACCAAGTGTAAATTCTTGGTGCCCTGGCAACAGCCCTGTGAGACAGTGCATTGTGTATTCCCACTGTCTCCTTAGCTAATTCTGCAGTGCCAAGGGAAGATATCACCCAAGGGTCTGGCCTCAGTCCAAGCAGAAGGCAGGAACTTAAGGAGATAGTTAACAGGAACCATTACATAATTGGTTCCCATCCAGACCAAACTTTCCTGATCCAGCACCACATCACTACAGGCCCAAGTTGTCAAGCTACATTTTCATCAGGTGCCTGAAGTTAGGTGAGAGACGATGAGAGACACAATGCTGGAAATGGAGGTTATTAAAGAATCAAACAATGAATGGTCCAGTCATATTGTGCTGGTGCCCAAGCCAAACAGAAGCATCtgtttttcatctgattttcacaaacaaaattaaGTATCCAAGTTTGACACATATCCAATGCCCAGGTTTGACAGACTGATCAAATGTCTGGGGAGAATGAGGTTCAAAGGTACTCTGAACCTCACCAAAGACTTATTAGCAGATTTTCTCTCTGCCTTCCTCATACCTGAGGGCCTGCTCCAGTACACAGGTCTTCCTCCTGGCTTGCATGGGGCACTACTACCTTCCACAGACTCATGGACCCAATGCTACAGCCCCTCCATCAAAATGCTACTGCCAACCTTGATGGCGTGGTCGTCCATGGTGAAGATTTGGTGAGTCTCCAGGCCCGACTGATGTGCTTGGGGGCAGAGTGGGAAACGGGCAGGGCCACGCAGGTCAGTCTGGAGGCAAAGTCGTCACTCGCGATGCTCAGGTTCGAGAGCGAATAAATGAACCATAAGCCTTTGCATCTCATAGGCCTTCACCGGGggttaaaatgttacattttacatatgtgtgtttttattaacaTAATTAATCAATACTAATTAATATTATCCATAGTTCATAATTACTAACATTGCAGTTTAGTTGGGAGGGGGGCcaggctctctcctctctctctttctctccctctctctctctccctctctctctctctctctctctctctctctctctttctttaaaaCAGTAAATTTAACCTTATTTGGGAGACCACTGAACATAACAAATGACGATTTGTTAAGCTGAAGGTTTACACCAAGTCATGTGATATGGATGTGACTTAGGACATACATCTCTTTGTGCGAACAGACTCCCCTCCTGCACAATAAAGAATACGGACCATTTATAGCTCCTGCCTAATGGTTTTTCCTTGGAACCTAACAAGGGTAAActgcaaatccctgcaggtgCAAATTAGGATTTGGTCTGGCACCCAGCATGGCAACGTCAGTGCCCTGTCCAGGAGGGATACTGCGTGGGCTTTAATTGCACTCTCAGAATGTTACATGCCAATGGTAAGGCTGCAACCCGGGCAGGAATTTTTCCATCTGCTAataagcctctctctcttttcacatAAGAAGAAAAGCTCATTAGGTCGCCATTCGTGAAtgaacaaatgttttgtttcaattAGCTCTGCAATAGCATACAAGTATGGCACAGTATGCTTTGTAATAATTTTCACACTGTGAACTCACTTTTGAAAGTTTAACTCTGCTACAATAAAATGAAGatcaaacaaaaagacaaaatgaactTGAGGttgcaattatttaaatactttaatGAGTTTAAGTAGTTCTGAAAGAAACAATGACATTTGTGAACAAGTGCAACTAATCAAAAAACAATGTGGACTTGTAATAGTGTGGTCagtgaaatgtatgaaaaagtTGGCATCAACTagatttttaaatcaatttagaTTAATTTAGGGCtattgaacatgaaaaaaaagtttaaaaaaaaaataatattttcaattattGTTGCTATTGTAAAATCTAATTTCcatatgcatacatttgtatatatatatataatttatctCATCtgaattgtttaaaaatcaacattttaatttctgaattaaaatatacaatataaagcAATATTGTATGAAGAAATATGAGACAGCATCTGCTCAGTCCAAGTTCTGTCTTTTGTGCGTTGCATTAGATAAAAGCATTATAATGAGGCAACATATGTGAATACACAAGGAAGGATTATATATTCTGCTTCATATGTGGACTTATCTTGCTCTCTAAAGAAGGGTGAAGACTTCATTTTTTACATATCTATAGTATTGTATagaattaaattttgtttacatataaaacaaaatatacaaggGGCAAGAAGTATTACAGCAGTTCACATTGTGGGGGTAAGGTAAACCCACATGTCTGAGTATGGCTTTGCAAAAGTTCAAGAGAACAGCACagctttttaaacagttttttgtttagtGTTAAGGAGCGTCTTGAGGGAACGTGTCAACGCGTTTACCATGGCGGATATGGCGGTGGATTGGTGCGCCAGAGCTGCGTCGCCGCGGTCGCGGTCGCCGGGGTCGCTGGCCGAGGCCAGCTCGACAGCCTCTAGCAGGGAGATGTAGTTGGCGATGACCTGGTCCACCGTGGCGGCAACCTGTCGCTGCTGCTCCTCCGACCGCATCGCGCTCATCAGGCGCATGCAGGCTTCGGTCAGACCGCAGAGCACCCCGAAGCTGCCGGTCGCGGCCGCGAGCGTCTCCGCGGCGCCGGGGCGGGCCCCGGCCATCTTCCCGCAGGCGGCGCCCAGCTCTTTGGACCGCGCCGAGAGCAGCCGCTCGTGGGGGCTCGTGCCGGGCGTCTCGGGCGGGGCCGGCGCGACCTCGCCCACTCCGGAGCGCACCAGGGCCACGAGCTCGCCGGCGTCCCGCCGCAGGGCCGAGAGCCCGCCGGGAGAGGGGCACACCCCGCCCTTCAGCTCGCCCACGCGGGCCAGTCTGGAGGCGAAGCCGTCGCTCCCGACGCTCGGGTCCGAGGGCGAGGAACCGGAGGGGGCTCCCTCCTCCGCGTCTCTTTGGGGTTCACCGGCGGCAACCGGTAGCCGCGGTAACGGTTCCTCGTCCTCGTCTTCGTCCTCGGCGCTCCCGCCCGCGTTTCCGTGGAAGCAGCGGCCGAAGGGCCCGTGGCACTTCCAGGCACCCGCGTCTCGTTTCGGCAAACCTCTGAGCCGCCCGGCACTCTTGGGCGCCGGTGGCACGGCGGAGGCTCTGCCGCGGTCCCGGCCGGCCGCCGGGCGGGTGGAGAAGGAGCTCTGGGAGCGGCTCTTGAACAGCCTCTTCCCGACGGGCCTCTTCCGCGGCCTCGAGTCGGGCGAGCGCGGGGACCGCAAACACTTACCGCCGATGGCTGCCCTGGTCTTCTCCAGCAGGGCGTCGAAGCTCCTGGAACCCGCGGGCCTGCTGCTGGGACTCCGCCTCAGCCCCCTGCCTCTTTGGCTGGGGGGCCTCTGGCTGTCGGTCCCGGGGTCGCGGCGGGGAGGGAGGCTCGggggcggcggcgcggcgcggttCTGCTCGGGGGGGTTGGAGGGCTCCCGCTTCGGCGCGCCAGGGGGATCTGCGCTGACGTCGGATGGCGGCGGCGATGGCGGTGGAGCGGCGTAGGCggagggctgctgggaaaagGCCGAAGGCGTGCCTCCTCTTGGTGCTGAGCTGAGCTCTGTGCAAGCTACACTAGGGGtagtagagaaagagagagaaccgTTAAGCATCTCCCTGAAAACACACTTTGATTCACGGTCCTGCTCACTGAGGGCCTCAATGCTTCCTCAGGGGGGAATAGGGGGACACCCTTTCGTACCTAATTCTGTAAAAACTGATATGGGATCTTTTCAGCCAGGACTAATTCGCCTACCGGaccaaaaaactgaaaacaaccTTCATCTCTCATTACTAGGTCTCATGTCGAAACTATACATAGATTTCAGAACAAGCAAATCCCAACCTTCTCTTCAGTTTAATGGGCAGGGTGAAcccctgggtcaaatatgtatttgttttggattcaaatcattttatatgctttactgatcttgtcggtttattggaaccaatgaaataatctcaaaaagtgcaaaccccgccttctggtcatattggcagaaTCAATAGCACCAGGCAAGATCACAGAAAAGTAtgtgaatccaaaacaaatacgtatttgacccaggtctggcaggATGGTAGAGTTGTATATTTTAGGACATTCCCTACTTTCAAGGCTGCGAAAGGGATCTCATGGTTCCTTCAGCTGCCCCCTAGGCCTGATGCATCTGATTCATTATTAGCCCTTTAAAGaataggtttaaaaaaaatgttttttaaaacttcaaaatTTGAAAGTCGGTGTTCTAGTCGGTgtccagcagtgattgttacatcagcattagaaatTTCAGGCAGGAACATTCTAataacacatttgtgatcttagaccttaaagggttaaggagTTGAACTGCCTGTACACCTCGCTCCCCTCCTTGGAGGTATTTTTAACACTAGCACACTTCACGCAGAGATGAGTGAAAAGATTACTCCATGTGGCTGTACCTGTGGTTTCTTTAATCTTCGGCTTCCGGTGACAGCCTTCCCTCACAGTGCCAAACGCGGGGTCGGAGCCGACGGCGTTGGAGTGCGCGTTTGGCAGCATTTTCCggaggagggcggggtcagCGTTGGGGTGCAGGTCCCTAGTCGGGGGCCCGTGGCTGGGGGTGCCGGGGGCCTTGTCCTCGGGGAGCAGCGGGCGCTTGCCGGGCGTGTCCGGGGCGCAGAGGGGCGAGTCCACGGGCGTGGCGCAGCTGCTGCTCCCCGTGCTGCAGCCGGCGTCCAGGGAGGAGCACTGGGAGCTCTGCAGGGAGTGGTGGCCCTCCGCCTGCATGCAGGAGACGCGCTTCACCAGGTGGTACTCGCACAGCCGCGC
It contains:
- the LOC135250987 gene encoding thymosin beta-11; the protein is MADKPNLEEVTSFDKTKLKKTETQEKNPLPSQETIEQEKKAES